Genomic segment of Phycisphaerales bacterium AB-hyl4:
ACCGACGAGAAGTAATCCCCTCCCCAGGGACTCAAGTGCAACATCGTTAAGGCAGGGCGGCTTCAGCTGCCCTGCCTTTTCACCATAACCTCGCCCCCTGCATCCCGGACCCACGCCCATGAAGCTCATCGTCGGCCTAGGCAACCCCGGTCCCGAGTACGTTGCGACTCGACACAACGTCGGGTTCATGGTGGTCGAACGCCTCGCCCGCCGCCATCGCATCAACGATGCGCCACGGGCCAAGTTTCACTCGGCCGTTGTCGAGGGCCCGGTCGCCGACGAAAAGTGTCTGCTCATGCTCCCGCAGACCTACATGAATCGCTCGGGCCTTGCGGTCGCGGACGCGATGCGCTTCTACAAGCTCGACAAGCCCGACCTGCTGGTCGTGGTGGACGATGTGGCACTACCCGTCGGCCGCATTCGCCTGCGCGGTGAGGGCAGTGCCGGCGGCCACAACGGCTTGACCGATATCGAAAAAGCCGTCAACGGCCGGGACTACCCCCGCTTGCGCATCGGCATCGACCCGCCCGGCCGAG
This window contains:
- the pth gene encoding aminoacyl-tRNA hydrolase, with product MKLIVGLGNPGPEYVATRHNVGFMVVERLARRHRINDAPRAKFHSAVVEGPVADEKCLLMLPQTYMNRSGLAVADAMRFYKLDKPDLLVVVDDVALPVGRIRLRGEGSAGGHNGLTDIEKAVNGRDYPRLRIGIDPPGRARQRDYVLGRFSPDQLDRLDPAMDKACDAIECWIRDGLEKAMSLHNASD